GCTGCGCCCAGCTGATCAGCTGGGCCACCTGCTGGCGGGCGGTGTCCGGCAGCACCAAGTCGGACAGCGAGGCGCCGCTGCGCCCGGGCAGCCGCCCGCCCGCGCCCCCGCCCAGCCGCCGGGCCGCCTCGCGGACCAGGCCCGGCCCGACCGCCTCGTCGCGCACGGCGCCGAGCATCGACGCGTACCGCACCGTGGCGGCCACGTCGCGGGGCTCCAGGCGAAGCCCCACCACGTCCCGCCACTCGGCCGCGGCCAGGTCGGCTCCCGGGAGCTCGCGGCGCCACACCTGGCCGCGCACGGCGTGCGGCACCCGCGCGGCCTCGACGCACAGGGGCAGGTCGCGCGACCACCCGCGATCCCAGCCGCGGTGCCCGACTCCCACGACGGGTACCGCGGCGTCCTCCAGCGCCGTCACCACCGACAGGTCGGCGGGCTGGTCGGGAGCCGCCACGATCGCGTCGTCGAGGCCGAGGACGACCAGGCCCGCGCGGACCATGCCGGCCTCGCGGGCCGCCGCCGCCACGGCCACCGCGCCACTGGTCTGCGCAGGGCGGCGCCGCAGGTCCACCACCAAGGGCTGGATCCCCAAGGCGCCGAACGCCCCGGCCGCGACCGCCGCGCCCGGAGCCCCCAGCGGGGCTCGCACGTAGACCAGGCGAACGCCGAGCTCGACGGCCCGGGCGACGCTCTGCGCCTCGGGCAGGTCCACCCCGTCCGCGTGCACGGTCAACGTGGCCACCAGCGGGTCCGGGGTGTCGTCGCCCACCAGGCGCCCGACCACGCGGTCCGGGACCTGCAAGGTGCGTGCGAGCCACGGCCCGTCGCCGTGCACCAGGAGCAGGTGGTGGCGCCGCAGCGGGGCGGCGGGGTGCAGCCGGGCCCGGGCCTCGGCGGACGCGCTGCCCAGGCCGCACAGCTCGAGCGCCGTGCCCAGGGAGACGTGGCCGCTGCCCGCGGGGAGCGCCCCGCCGAGCAGGTCGAGCGCGGCGCCCAGGTTCGCGTCCACATCCGGCGCGGCCGCGATCATCAGCAGGCGCACGTCCAGCTCGTCGAGCCCGAAGATCTCCGCGAGAGCGGCGACCCGGTCGGGGTCGTCGTCGGCGGCCCCGTGCGGCTCCGCGGGGTGGTCGGCGCGCAGCACCGCCACGAGCGCTCCCAGGCGGTCCGTCGCATCGCCCGAGGCGTGCGGCGCCTGCGCCCTCCGCTCGGCGGCGCCCGCCACCTGGGTCACGACATGGGCGAGGCGGCGGCGCATGGATCTCCTGGCGGTGACGAGCGCGGGCCCAGCGCCCGGCAGGACGGCACG
The sequence above is a segment of the Cellulomonas chengniuliangii genome. Coding sequences within it:
- a CDS encoding ATP-binding protein, with product MRRRLAHVVTQVAGAAERRAQAPHASGDATDRLGALVAVLRADHPAEPHGAADDDPDRVAALAEIFGLDELDVRLLMIAAAPDVDANLGAALDLLGGALPAGSGHVSLGTALELCGLGSASAEARARLHPAAPLRRHHLLLVHGDGPWLARTLQVPDRVVGRLVGDDTPDPLVATLTVHADGVDLPEAQSVARAVELGVRLVYVRAPLGAPGAAVAAGAFGALGIQPLVVDLRRRPAQTSGAVAVAAAAREAGMVRAGLVVLGLDDAIVAAPDQPADLSVVTALEDAAVPVVGVGHRGWDRGWSRDLPLCVEAARVPHAVRGQVWRRELPGADLAAAEWRDVVGLRLEPRDVAATVRYASMLGAVRDEAVGPGLVREAARRLGGGAGGRLPGRSGASLSDLVLPDTARQQVAQLISWAQHRDEVLAQGPVHGQGGKGSGLAALFSGGPGTGKTLAAHVVSDALGLDLYPVDLSSVVDKYVGETEKNLERVFHEAESLNVVLFFDEADSLFGSRSEVRDSRDRYANLEVSYLLQRMEQFDGIVLLATNLRANLDAAFSRRLHFVIHFPDPDVPTRRRLWQQHLTHLAPLDAADPVDYDLLAESVELAGGDIRNIVMAAAYDAAAAGGRIGMRTLAAAARREYAKLGRRMPPGGFAEIPAPGTAG